CAAAAATAAAAAAACTAATGCCGACAAAAAACAGTAACGTTAACAATGGCATTGCGAGAGCCGAGCGAATGTTTTTATCAAAAGCATGCTGTTTATGAAAATAAAGCGATACATTTTCAACTGCATTAATCAAATTTCCCGATTCATGACCAGCGGTAAGCATAACAGTAACTATAGGATCGCACATTGTATCATATTTTTCAAAAGCTTTGCCAAAGGGAACTCCATGCTGAATATCTCGACTCACATTAAACAAAGTATCGTACATTATTGGGTTACAAGACTGTTGCGCAGCAATTTCAAGAACATTCGGTAATAATATTCCAGCTCGTAACAATTTTGCCTTATGCTTAAACAAATCACCTTTTATCTTAGCATTAATTGGCCATAAAATCGATGGGGCATACACAGATTTACAGTGCAACAAAGCAACTCCTCGTTGCAAAAGTCGTTCTGCCAAATCTTGCGAAGAATACGCTGCTTGCTTACCCTTTTGAGTTGTTCCCGCAATATCAACACCAATCCATTTAAAATACGGCATATTATTTAACCCCATGCTCTTTTTACCCGTTTTTCAATTGCTTATAATGGGTGCCCAATTGGAATGAAATGAAAATTGGGCTATTAAAACATATCCATCTGCCAGTCAATTCCAAGCAATTCTAAAAATTTATTAAACGTCATTTCGACGTCAATTTTAATGCGTTTTTTTCTTGCAAGTTCCCCTGAGACAATAGAAATCATATTTTGCGGAATATTCAATGCTTTTGAAAGGCTTTTTATGAGTTCAGCATTTGCCTTACCATTTTCTGCTGAACTTTTTAAATGACATTTCAGCTTACCGGATTTATCAAGCGACCAACCTTTTTTACTGGAACCGGGAGTAACTTTTACATCAAAAACAAGTGCCATTTTCTAACCTCCTAATCGATACATTTTAGGATTATCAGTGAGCTTAACTCAGCCCAAAATTAATATACAATACTTTAAAAAATGTTATATTTAAACGAAAGATTCATAAAGTTACTTGAAAAAATGGGAAATGACAGTATCCTTTTGAGTATATTGACATTATTGCACAGGAGAGATGGCTGAGCGGCCTAAAGCGCTTGCCTGCTAAGCAAGAGTCTGGGAAACCGGGCACGAGGGTTCGAATCCCTCTCTCTCCACCATACTTTTAACCCAACCTTCACTATCGTTTCGGTCGGGTACCCATTGGAAAGAATTGGAAATGGGTTTAAAGAGTATGCTATTCGTAGCTCATCAGAGCATAGTAGGGCTAAGTAAATAAAAAGTCGATAAAAAATATTGAAATATACGCGCCCCCTTCGACTTGCGTTTACTACTGAGCTTGTCGAAGTATCAGGATAAACTCCGCTCAATTGAGCTAGAACGATCAAATGTGGTAAAATTACGCGCCCGTAGCTCAATTGGATAGAGCGTCAGACTACGGATCTGAAGGTTGAAGGTTCGACTCCTTCCGGGCGCGCCATACTTTTAACCCAACCTACGCTAACGCTGCGGTCAGGTATCCGTAAAGAAAAAGAGTGTTCTTTTAAATAATTCGATGGAGAGATGGCAGAGCGGCCGAATGCGGCGGTCTTGAAAACCGTTATTCCGAGGGATCGGAATCGTGGGTTCGAATCCCACTCTCTCCTCCATAATTTTAACCCAATATTCACTTCGTTCCTATTGGATACCCACGAAAAAGAAGACAAAAATTATATCATCTATAGTTTTAATGAAGAGGAGTGTTCTAGGATATCTTTATATAACCCATAAACATTAAAAAATTATGATTAATTTATTATTCGTCCTCGTCCTTGCTACCACTTCCATTCATTCTCTATACAGTATGGACAATGAGCCTAAAGAACAACACAAATCAGCTGATCAAAGTGAAAGAAAAGAAAAGAGCAATTGGCCTTTCAGTAAAAAAAAATCCCACTCTGGTGAAAAAATTACCACTGCACAACAAAAACAAAAAGACCATTTCCAAAAAAGATCTTCATTACCTTCTATCCATGAAGGCAAAATTTTAAAATCAACACCGCTTGAACATGGATTAATTACTGCTGTTCGCAAGAACAACATCAACGGAGTAATATTTTATTTAAACAATCCTTACTTCAATCCAAATTTACAAAGAACTACTCCACTCCATTACGCCGCAACGTTCAAATTCACAGAAATTATAAATCTTTTTTTTCTTGATCCAAGAATAGATGCATCTACACGGAATATGAAAGGCAAAACTGCACGCGAACTTATTGTTGGTACAACTGATGAAGATTATGCATTGCGTAGAAAATTTTTCGCACGAGCTTCCCTGAATATGGTCGTAAATAGTCATGTTGATAAAATAAAACCTGCTTATGCATCAGGCTATATAGAACAAGAAATTATTAAAAAAACCGTAGAAATTATCATAAAAAAAGCCCGAGAAGATGAACAAAACCAACAAGCCGATCAAAAATTGCCTGATGCAGCACATTACCCTGATTATGCTACTCCCGAATTTGTTGAAAAAATGCTTCTTTTCCGAATAACTTTAACCGATAATTAATTTACTGCTCCCTTTTGTTGACGACATATTAAATAATAGTCATAATATTTAATAATAGATTTATACAACTTATAATACACCTCGTTGTTAAAAGGACAATTATGTATACTATCTTTCTGCTCATGTCTTCTTTTTGTCTATTATTTACCCAATCAGTGCATGCAATGGATCAAAAACCGCCACAACGCCCACCACAAGAAACACCTAACTATAAACAGCTTCCTTTGTCTTCTTTACCAAAAAACAAACAAGAAGAACAAAAACTTAAAGGTGAACAATCTAAACTTAAACCTATACGCCCACATCTGTCACGTTCTCTTTCACCACATAACGAAATACCGCGCAACATTTTTAAAAAAACCTCAAGTAGCCGTTTAGAGGTTCCAACCCCTCCAAGAGAAAGAAGCACAATAGAAACAGAAGACCGAAAACCAAGAAATGAAAAACGTTCATCACCAAAGCGCTCTGCCTTTTCCATGTCTCCACATAAATCTAAAGAAGATAATGAAAAAGAAAAATCCTCACGCCCTATCTTCTCATTGCATTCGAGAACACACAAAAAAGAAAACACCGATGAAAAAAGGTCTCCAAGCTCCGATTCAGCAATACTCAACACTCCTCGTACTTCTGCTTCTCCTAGCGTATCTCCTAAAAAAAATAATAACTATCTGAATGATGATAACTACTTAGTAGATGCAGCACGTAAGGGAAAAATAAGTATTATAAAAAATTTTCTTGATGACCCTGAAATTAACCCTAATCAACAAACTATAGGAACAAGAAATACTTTGTTCCATATTGCAGTAATTCAACGTAAGAAAAATGAAGAATTAATATATTTATTCCTTCATAATCATCGCGTCGACATCTTAATTAAAAATGAATATAAATGTGCACCATATCAGTGCTTTGATGGACGTGAAATAATAAAATATCAAAACTTACATAACGCATTGAAGTCAAGAGCAACATTAGATCAAACGGTTAATGCACTGTTGATGGTAAATCCAGAATTTATACAACAAAGTTACTCTGATGACAATATCCTTAAAAAAATATACCAAGTAAAAATGAGAATTACTGACTTACCACTTTATGCCACTGCTACATTTATTCTTGCAATGATTCGTAGTCGGATTCAATATAAATTACCAATCATAAAAATGTTTTTTGATAATCAAGCGAAAAATCTTAGTGAACAAGATGAATATGGTAATACCTGTTTTCATCATACCGCGTCTTTACGTGATAAAGAAATGATGCAAAAATTGGTAGAAACACCAATCAGTAGTCTCATCAAAAATGCGAACAATCTACTTGCTCATCAATTAATTCCTTCAACAGAAGAGTCTTCTTCAGAATTACGACATATGCTATTCGCAAGAAACAGCTTGGATTTCTTGATTCAAGAACACATTACATCTTTACTTTTGACACATCCAATACTTAGCCAATTAACAGTCAAAAATGAATGGTTTCAACAAACAACAAAAGAGATAAGAGATACCTATGCAAAAATCGAAAATGCTCAGGCAACAGAAGATAGACAATTACCAAAAGAAACATCCTTTCCAAAATATGCAAATGATCAATTTCTTTTAGACGTTTTCCTTTATCGTATGCAAGATAAAAAACCAAAAGAACTAAAAGTATGTTTCAAAACAGAAGAGGAAGAAAGAAGCGACTTCATTGTACAAATAAAACCTAGGATAGCGCCACAAACAACTGCCGGAATAAAACAACAAAAAAATGCTTTAGCAATACTTGATGATATAATGGCAGGAAAGCTTGATGATTCACCAGAAGATACTCCTTTGATAGGATTAGACTCTTCATCTTCTTTGCACGGTCAAACAGGAGACAAAACGCCAAGGTCATAGTAACAATGATCCCTCTTTATTTACTTTCTTGACCTACCAACAAAAAAATAGTGTGCTAATTATGATAAAAAAATTATTTATCATAAAAAAAGGAAGCTCATGAAGTTAGCATATCTCGCACTTGCCAGCACACTTGTTTCTTGCATGCTCTATACAATGGACACAGTCGATAAGAAAAAAAGGAAAAAGGCCATTCCCGCCACGATACTCATTGAACAAACAGTTAATAAAATTCCTTTTAAGGGAAAAACAAAAAAACTTTCTGAATGGATAAGACAGGATGGTAATAGGACCTTTGGAAAAACTCGTCTATTTACATTAAGCAAATATGGCAAACTAAAACAAACAGCAACTATTAAGGATATTGAACTAGCACAAATAGAAGATGGTTTAAAGATAAGAAGCTGTGTTTATGTAACTAATTTAGAAAAAGTATTGCTCAAAAATAATCGACACCTTTATCTTGGGGCACTTATCATGTATAAGGGAAACTGGCCCCATGCAAAAAGTGTCTCAACAATATTCGAAGAATATTATCGACTAAATATTCCAATACAAAATCGTCCAAAAAAACTTCTTGTGCATACAGAAAGACCTTCAATGGTAGAACCTCTTACGCTGCCTAAAAAACCTGGTAGCTCAACTCCTCGTAGAAAAAAATCCGTAATAAAAAAAATTACCGATTAAGAAAGAAAACTTAATCCTACTACGAGAATGTCGAATTTTGCTTAGTAAAAATAAACAAAAGGGCAATTAATTATTGTGTGTTTCATAACCAAAAAGGAATCGTATGAATTTAAAATATTTTTTCCTCATGAGCGCACTTTTTTCATTTGTTGTTCAATCGCAACACATTGAAAACTCATCAACAAAAATTACGTTCAATAAAAAAAGGAAACCTTTTTTTGAATGGGTACGAGATAATAAAAACGAAGCATTTGGAGCAACAGCCATTATAATCACAAACACCAATAAACCGCCATTCGAAAAAAAGGGTAGCATCAAAACATTAACAAAAGACAATTACCAACTTATTACAAAAGGATTTTCTTTTTATTGTAGTAATATAAAAAAGAAAAATGATGTTGATTATGGTGCCATTATAATCAACCCTAATCAACATCATTTCGATGCTAAACTTGCCAAAAAAATGTGTATCCAAATAAGAGACTCATATATCGTCAAAAAACTTCCTAACAACGTTTTTTCTTATGACGAAATTTCATTAGAATCAGATGGATCAGACGAAACAGAAGCAACAGATCTTGTCAAACAAGGACTATAATTTAGTTATCTTGTAAAACTACAACAAGCGATGAAGAAACTTCATCGCTTGTTGTAGTTTTACAGTGATTTTTGTAAAATTTTAAGCTCATGATCTATCATTTCTTTTATCAATTCTTTGAACGTTGTCTTGGGTATCCAACCCAGCATTTTATATGCCTTGCGACAACATCCAATCAACACGTCAACTTCTGTTGGTCTAAAATACCGTGAATCAATAAATATTAATTCTCTACCTGTTTTTCGATCATACCCAACTTCGTTGATTCCACTACCTTTCCATGCAATATCTATACCAACTTCTGCAAAGGTAAGTTCCACAAATTCTCTTACTGAATGGTTCTCTCCTGATGCTATAACAAAATCATCTGGTTCGTCTTGCTGTAAAATAAGCCACATGGCCTCAACATAATCACGAGCATGTCCCCAATCACGCAATGCATCTAAATTACCTAAAAATAATGTATCCTGTAAATCATACGCTATACGAGCCGCTGCACGCGCAATTTTACGAGTTACAAATGTCTCTCCACGAATAGGAGATTCATGGTTAAAAAGAATCCCAGAACAAGCAAATATACCATATGCTTCTCTATAATTTTTGGTAATCCAGTATGCATATAATTTAGAAACTCCATACGGAGAACGAGGATAAAAAGGTGTACTTTCAGTTTGTGGTATTTCTTGTACCAACCCAAACATTTCACTAGTAGAAGCCTGATAAAATTTTATTTCTTTTTCCTCACCTACAATTCTGATTGCTTCAAGTATTCGTAATGGTCCCAATGCATTCACATCTGCGGTATACAACGGCATTTCAAATGAAACCTGTACATGGCTTTGTGCAGCTAAATTATAAATTTCATCCGGCTGAATTTCTTTGATAAGACGAGTAATATTGGTAGCATCAGTTACATCTCCATAATGCAGAAAAAATTGACCTTTATAGCGAGAATCATTATACAGATGATCAATACGTATCGTATTTATGGTCGAAGTACGCCGCTTGATACCATGAACTATGTATCCCTTATTTAACAAAAATTCAGAAAGATATGCACCATCTTGACCATTCACCCCCGTAATCATTGCTACTTTCGCTAAAAGACCATGTGAACAAAGTAAAAAAAATGATAATAAAACACCACCATTAAGTCTAATCATCGATACTCCTTTTTAGTCTACCGAAAAACTTAACCGAAAATTCCATTGGTATGACACCATGATACAGTTTCTTTCAGCCCATCTAAAAGAGAAATCTGTGGTTGCCATCCCATGTTCGTTAATGTATCAATGTTGAGTAATTTACGAGGAGTACCATCAGGTTGAGAACTTTTCCATACAATTTCGCCCTCAT
This portion of the Candidatus Babeliales bacterium genome encodes:
- the gmd gene encoding GDP-mannose 4,6-dehydratase, with translation MIRLNGGVLLSFFLLCSHGLLAKVAMITGVNGQDGAYLSEFLLNKGYIVHGIKRRTSTINTIRIDHLYNDSRYKGQFFLHYGDVTDATNITRLIKEIQPDEIYNLAAQSHVQVSFEMPLYTADVNALGPLRILEAIRIVGEEKEIKFYQASTSEMFGLVQEIPQTESTPFYPRSPYGVSKLYAYWITKNYREAYGIFACSGILFNHESPIRGETFVTRKIARAAARIAYDLQDTLFLGNLDALRDWGHARDYVEAMWLILQQDEPDDFVIASGENHSVREFVELTFAEVGIDIAWKGSGINEVGYDRKTGRELIFIDSRYFRPTEVDVLIGCCRKAYKMLGWIPKTTFKELIKEMIDHELKILQKSL
- a CDS encoding DUF167 domain-containing protein, which produces MALVFDVKVTPGSSKKGWSLDKSGKLKCHLKSSAENGKANAELIKSLSKALNIPQNMISIVSGELARKKRIKIDVEMTFNKFLELLGIDWQMDMF